The genomic region ACACCAATGGCGAGCCGAAAGGCGAGATCAAGAAGTATCTGGATTGGGTGCTCAGCGACGACGGTCAGTGCCTGATCCTGAAAAAGGGCTACGCGCCGGCTCGAGATGTGATTTGTTAGAAAAATCAGGTTATCTGTCCGCGCGCTAGGCCCGTTGGAGCACGAGTCATGACGCATTTTGAAGAGCGTGTAGAGCGAGATCTTGCTGACCTGAAAGGGCGCGTAGGTTCGCTCGCGTCCCAGGTGTCGACCGCGCTCGAAAACGCGCTGCACGCCCTGTTGAGCGGAAACCGAAAAACCGCCTATGAGACCGTTCTCGGCGATCGGCCGATCAACCGTTCCGTTCGAGAGATAGACAAGCTCTGCCACAGGTTCATCGCGTTGCATCTGCCGAGCGCGGGCCTCCTTCGGCTGATCTCCTCGATCATTCGCGTGAACATCGAACTCGAACGAATTGGCGACTACGCCGTTACGATCTGCCTTCATGCAGTCCAGCTCTCGGAGCCGCCGAGCGGTTCGATTGCACGCGAAATCGGGGCCATGGGCGAAGAGGGGCAGGGGGTTCTTCGTCAGGCCACCCAAGCTTTTATGGAAGGCAATGCAGAGACCGCCAAGGCCACCATGCCCGCGGCTACTCGCGTCGCGAACAACTATGACATCGTGTTCGAGGACCTGATCGAACGCGACCAGGACCGAAATTTGCGCGACCTCTTCGGTCTGTTTGGCGTGCTCTCCATGCTGGAACGCGTTGCGGATCAGGCCAAGAACATCTGCGAAGAGACCGTATTCGCGATCAGCGGAGAGACCAAGGCGGCCAAGGTCTACCAGGTGTTGTTTCTCGATGAAGACAATTCCTGCATGAGTCAGATGGCCGAGGCCATCGCTCGCAAGAGCTTTCCGGGGAGCGGAAACTATCGCAGCGCGGGACGCACGGCGGCGGGCGCTTTGAACGAAGGTTTGACGGAGTTTCTTCGCGATCGCGGGATCGACGTCGCGAATGCCCAGCCCAAAGGCCTGGACCTGACGCAACCCGAACTCGAAGCCCAGCACGTGATCGTGATACTTCAAGGGTCGATGGAATCGTATCTCGGACGAGCGCCTTTCCACACCGCCGTTCTAGAGTGGGATGTCGCTGAGCAGGCGACCGGGTCTGAAGCCGCCCACAACCGGGAAGGTTTCGAGACGATGTACCGCGATCTTGCGCAGCGTGTCAGCAGTCTGATGGAGACGCTCCGCGGAAAGGATGCACCCTGATGTCCGCCCCGCCCGCGGCCCGGACCTCACGGCTCGCGGATCTCGATCGGCGTGGCTTCGACTGGTATGTCGACCGCTTCATGTTCTACCTGGTCTATGCCGGTGGGATCTCGGCGATCGTCTTCATTATCGGCATCTTCCTATTCATTAGTCGGGAAGGTCTGGGTTTTGCCCTGGGAACACTCGATCTAGGCGAGTTCTTCGGCTCTCCCAACTGGCGACCGACTTCCGAGAGCCATCCCACCTACGGAATTCTGGCGCTGATCGCGGGAACCGCGAGCGTGACGGGGCTGGCCATGATCGTGGCAATTCCCTTTTCGCTCGGAGCGGCGATCTTCATCGCGGAGTTCGCCACAGGCAGGACTCGCGAAACTCTGAAAGTGCTAGTGGAATTGCTGGCGGCGATCCCCTCGGTAGTCTGGGGGTTCATCGCGCTATCCATCATGAACCCTCTGATCATCGAAGTTTTCGATGTGCCCGTCGGGCTCAACGTACTGAACGCCGGTTTCATTCTCGGCTTGATGGCGGCTCCGATCATGACCTCGATCGCCGAGGATGCTCTCAAGGCGGTACCGGACCGCTATCGAGAGGCTGCGGAGGCCCTCGGTGCTACCCGCTGGCAGGTAATCTTCAAGACGGTGATCCCGGCCGCGCGAAACGGCCTGTTGGGTGCAGTGCTTCTGGGCGTCGGACGCGGCTTTGGCGAGACGATGGCCGTGTTGATGGCGACCGGTCACTCGATCCACATACCCGACAGCATCTTCGACTCGGTTCGCGCGTTGACCGCAACGATCGCAGCTGAACTGGGCGAGACGGCCGTGGGCTCGGAGCACTACCAGGCATTGTTCGCGATCGGGATCTTCCTCTTCCTCATCACCTTTGTCATCAACCTCAGCGCCGATCTGATCGTGCGCGGCGTGCGCAGGGGATAGTGATCGTGTTTGCGGCGAGTCAACTGAACGTGCGCAACCGACGGGTCGAGCGACTGTTCCAGTTGCTGTTCGGAATCATGACGGCGTTGTTGATTCTGCCCGTACTGATCATTCTGGGCACTTTGATCTACAAGGGTGGACCGATCCTCTCGATCGAATTCCTGTTCACGGATCCCACCAATGGCATGACGCAAGGCGGGATCTTCCCGGCTCTGCTCGGCACTATCTGGCTGGTCAGCGTCGCCTTGCTCGTATCCGTACCTCTGGGCGTGGCGGCGGCGATCTATCTGAGCGAGTACGCGCCCGAAAACTGGCTGACTCGCGCAATCAATCTGGCGATCATCAACCTGGCTGGCGTGCCTTCGATCGTGCATGCGCTGTTCGGCGTAGGCGCGTTCGTGCTCTTCTTCGGTTTTGGAACCAGCATCCTGGCCGCGAGCCTGACGCTCGCCATCATGACCTTGCCGGTCGTGATCGTGGCCACGCGTGAGTCGCTCCAGGCCGTGCCAGAAGCGTTTCGCGAAGCCTGCTGGAATATGGGGGCCACGCGCTGGCAGACGATCCGGAACGTGGTCCTGCCGAATTCGATCAGCGGGATTCTTACCGGCGTCATCCTCGAGGTATCGCGCACTGCGGGCGAGACCGCTCCGATCATGTTCACGGGTGCCGCCTTCTTCCTGCCTTTCCTCCCACAGGGGGTTCTCGACCAGACCATGGCGCTCTCGTTGCATCTGTTTGTCGTCTCGACTCAGATCCCGGGTGTGCCCGAGGAACTGCCCTACGGTGTCGCGCTGGTTTTGATCTTGCTCGTGTTGCTGATGAACAGCCTGTCGATTGCGCTGCGAACCTATCTGCGAGGTCACAAGAAGTGGTAGTGAGCGACTCAACGCGAGGTCCGAAGAAGTGGTAGGCGAGCGACTCAAGCTCGAGATCCGCAATCTGTCGATCTCCTACGACGGGAAACCGGCTCTATCCGACGTGAGCCTGGGGATTCGCGAACACGAGATCTTTGGCGTCATCGGTCCCGCCAATGCGGGCAAGACTTCGTTCCTCAAGGCGCTCAATCGCATGGACGAATTCGATTCGGCCATGAAGGTTCGCGGCGAGATCCTGTTCGACGGGCGCGATGTTCGCGATTGCCGCAACGTCTATGCTCTGCGCCGTCGCATCGGAGTGGTCTTCCCGCTTCCCGTGGGTTTGCCTTTGAGCATCTACGACAACGTGGCCCTGGCTCCGCGGCTCTCGGGGGTCAAGAAGCGCACGGATCTCGACGTGATCGTGGAGCGCTGCCTGCAGCGGGCCGCGCTCTGGGACGAGGTCAAGGACCGACTCGACTCGCTCGGCAGTCTGCTCTCGGGCGGCCAGCAACAGCGGCTGACGATCGCTCGAGCCTTGTCTCAAGAGCCTGATCTGCTCTTTCTGGACGAGTTCTCGATCGCGGTCGATCCGGTTACCACCATGCGCATCGAAGACGTGCTGAAGGAACTCCGCCAGGAGATGACGATCATCCTGGTTACCAATCTGGTTCAGCAGGCCCGCAGACTCGCCGATCGCACTGCGTTTTTCATGGACGGTGCCTGCGTCGAGGTAGGCGAGACGGAGGAACTGTTCACGGGCGAAGTCAGTGATTCGCGCACTCGGGACTACGTGGAAGGGCGCTTCGGCTGATGAGTGAAACCGCAGAGAAGACGAAGTGCGCGATTCGCACACGCTCCCTCGACCTCTGGTACGGCACCTTTCAGGCGCTCTACGACGTGAACATCGAGATCAAGAGTGGCCAGATTACGGCTCTGATCGGGCCCTCGGGTTGTGGCAAGTCGACCCTTCTGCGCTGCGTCAACCGCATCATCGAACGCCTCGACTACGTACGAATTGAAGGGGGTATCGAGGTTCACGGCCAGGACGTCTACGCCTCCGACGTCGAGGTCGTACAGGTTCGCAAACAGGTCGGCATGGTCTTTCAGCGCCCGAACCCACTGCCAATCTCGATTTACGACAACGTCCTTTTCGGTCACGGTCTGCACTCCGAGGCTCGCCGCGCGACGCGCGACGAGAAGGATGCGATCGTCGAGGAGGCGCTTCGCGGCGTGCTGTTATGGGACGAGGTGAAGGATCGGCTGCAACGCAAGGCCACCGAACTCTCGCTCGAAGAGCAGCAGAAACTGTGTATTGCCCGACTCCTTCCCGTAAAGCCGAGCGTATTGCTGATGGACGAACCCTGTTCTGCGCTCGACTCCCGAGGAACAGAAGCCATCGAGGAGTTGATCTGGAACCTGCGTGGCAAGTACACGATCCTGATCGTGACGCACAACATGGCGCAGGCGCGTCGCGCCAGTGAAGAGTGCATTTTCATGTTGCTCGGGCGTATGATCGAACACTCCGAGACCGCGGAGATGTTCGTTACACCGACCCGCCGGGAAACGGCCGACTACATCGAAGGTCGCTACGGTTGATCCAGGGATGCCGATGAAGTCAGAGAGTGCGCTTGCAAACTAAGATCATGCAGTCGATCCCATTGGTAGATTTGATTCCCGAGACCGTCGCGGCGCACGGTGCATTGGATTTCGACTATCGCGGCGATGGGCTCAGCCCCCGTCGATTGCCCGCCTGGACGCGAGCTCAGCTATCCACCGAAACCGACGTAATGGTGCGCATGCCTTCCGGTGTTCGCCTGCGATTCAAGACGGACTCGACCAGGATCGGCATCTCATTTCTCGCTACGGCAATCCAAGTCCTCCCCAACGAGCGCCGACCGATCACCTTCAGTCTCGAGGATGACGGGCGACTCACCGCTGGCTCCTCGGTCCGCGGCAATACCATCGTCCTGCAGCAGAGCAAGCCGGGAGAATTCGATCTCGTGCGCGGCGAGGCGGATACGGTCTGGTTCGAAGATCTGTCTCCCGATGGGGTCTATGAACTCTGGCTGCCTCACAATGCATTCTTGGAGTTGCGCGCTTTCGAGATTGAAGCAGGCGCATCGATCTTTCCCGCCGAAGCCGATCCCAGGCCCCGCTGGGTTCACTACGGAAGCTCGATAAGCCACTGCATGGAGGCCGAACAGCCCGGCGAGATCTGGCCCGCGGTGGCCGCACGTCGGGCGGGCGTCGCATTGCAGAATCTGGGATTGGCGGGACAGTGTCACCTGGACCAATTCGTAGCCAGGACGATTCGAGATTCGGATGCGGAGATCATCAGTCTCAAGCTGGGCATCAACATCGTGAACGCGGATTCCATGCGTGAGCGTGTCTTTGGCTCCGCCCTTCACGGGTTCCTGGACACGATCAGAGAGGGCCAGCCCGACGCGCCGATCATCGTGACCTCGCCGATCCACTGTCCGAGCGCCGAGCAGAACCCGGGTCCCACGATTTCCGACGAAGGAGGCAAATTCCGAACCTTCAAGGGCAACGACGCGCTCCGGGTGGGATGTCTCTCCCTGGTTCGCATTCGAGAAATCATCTCCGAGATCGTCGAGAGACGTCGGGCAGATGGCGATGACGCTCTGCAGTACTTCGACGGACTGCAGCTCTTTGGCCAGGCGGACGCCGGTGATCTCCCCGATGACTTGCATCCGAATCCGGCTGGCTACATCAGGATGGGAGAACGCTTCGCAGATCTCGGACTGAGCCCAATCCTGCAGCGCTGCTAGGAAGGTTCGTCGTTTCGAACTCCTGGAACACGGCGGCATGCGGCGCATGAGCTCTGTGGACGATAGGGTTGGGCTGTGAGATCACAGATCCAGCCCTGCTCGCATCGTCCGCCCTGTCCCGGTTGCCCGCGCTACGGCGAGCCGGGCATCGCCCCGCAAGTCGAAGAGCGGCTCGCAGAACTCGCCACACGCGCGGGTCTTCCCGCCCCGATCCCGGCCGAGGCCGCGGCGCTGGGTTTCCGGACGCGCGCGCGCCTGGCCGTGCGCGGGCGAGCGAATTCTCCGAAGCTCGGCATTTTCCAGTCGGGTACGCACCGCATCGTCGACATCCCGCGCTGCGGCATCCACCACCCGAGCATCAACGAAGCCGCGCGTCAGCTACGCGCCGCGATCCGCGCCTGCGCCGTTGCGCCGTACGCGGACCTTCCTCATCGC from bacterium harbors:
- the phoU gene encoding phosphate signaling complex protein PhoU; translation: MTHFEERVERDLADLKGRVGSLASQVSTALENALHALLSGNRKTAYETVLGDRPINRSVREIDKLCHRFIALHLPSAGLLRLISSIIRVNIELERIGDYAVTICLHAVQLSEPPSGSIAREIGAMGEEGQGVLRQATQAFMEGNAETAKATMPAATRVANNYDIVFEDLIERDQDRNLRDLFGLFGVLSMLERVADQAKNICEETVFAISGETKAAKVYQVLFLDEDNSCMSQMAEAIARKSFPGSGNYRSAGRTAAGALNEGLTEFLRDRGIDVANAQPKGLDLTQPELEAQHVIVILQGSMESYLGRAPFHTAVLEWDVAEQATGSEAAHNREGFETMYRDLAQRVSSLMETLRGKDAP
- the pstC gene encoding phosphate ABC transporter permease subunit PstC is translated as MSAPPAARTSRLADLDRRGFDWYVDRFMFYLVYAGGISAIVFIIGIFLFISREGLGFALGTLDLGEFFGSPNWRPTSESHPTYGILALIAGTASVTGLAMIVAIPFSLGAAIFIAEFATGRTRETLKVLVELLAAIPSVVWGFIALSIMNPLIIEVFDVPVGLNVLNAGFILGLMAAPIMTSIAEDALKAVPDRYREAAEALGATRWQVIFKTVIPAARNGLLGAVLLGVGRGFGETMAVLMATGHSIHIPDSIFDSVRALTATIAAELGETAVGSEHYQALFAIGIFLFLITFVINLSADLIVRGVRRG
- the pstA gene encoding phosphate ABC transporter permease PstA; protein product: MTALLILPVLIILGTLIYKGGPILSIEFLFTDPTNGMTQGGIFPALLGTIWLVSVALLVSVPLGVAAAIYLSEYAPENWLTRAINLAIINLAGVPSIVHALFGVGAFVLFFGFGTSILAASLTLAIMTLPVVIVATRESLQAVPEAFREACWNMGATRWQTIRNVVLPNSISGILTGVILEVSRTAGETAPIMFTGAAFFLPFLPQGVLDQTMALSLHLFVVSTQIPGVPEELPYGVALVLILLVLLMNSLSIALRTYLRGHKKW
- a CDS encoding phosphate ABC transporter ATP-binding protein; translated protein: MVGERLKLEIRNLSISYDGKPALSDVSLGIREHEIFGVIGPANAGKTSFLKALNRMDEFDSAMKVRGEILFDGRDVRDCRNVYALRRRIGVVFPLPVGLPLSIYDNVALAPRLSGVKKRTDLDVIVERCLQRAALWDEVKDRLDSLGSLLSGGQQQRLTIARALSQEPDLLFLDEFSIAVDPVTTMRIEDVLKELRQEMTIILVTNLVQQARRLADRTAFFMDGACVEVGETEELFTGEVSDSRTRDYVEGRFG
- a CDS encoding phosphate ABC transporter ATP-binding protein; protein product: MSETAEKTKCAIRTRSLDLWYGTFQALYDVNIEIKSGQITALIGPSGCGKSTLLRCVNRIIERLDYVRIEGGIEVHGQDVYASDVEVVQVRKQVGMVFQRPNPLPISIYDNVLFGHGLHSEARRATRDEKDAIVEEALRGVLLWDEVKDRLQRKATELSLEEQQKLCIARLLPVKPSVLLMDEPCSALDSRGTEAIEELIWNLRGKYTILIVTHNMAQARRASEECIFMLLGRMIEHSETAEMFVTPTRRETADYIEGRYG
- a CDS encoding lipase, with protein sequence MQTKIMQSIPLVDLIPETVAAHGALDFDYRGDGLSPRRLPAWTRAQLSTETDVMVRMPSGVRLRFKTDSTRIGISFLATAIQVLPNERRPITFSLEDDGRLTAGSSVRGNTIVLQQSKPGEFDLVRGEADTVWFEDLSPDGVYELWLPHNAFLELRAFEIEAGASIFPAEADPRPRWVHYGSSISHCMEAEQPGEIWPAVAARRAGVALQNLGLAGQCHLDQFVARTIRDSDAEIISLKLGINIVNADSMRERVFGSALHGFLDTIREGQPDAPIIVTSPIHCPSAEQNPGPTISDEGGKFRTFKGNDALRVGCLSLVRIREIISEIVERRRADGDDALQYFDGLQLFGQADAGDLPDDLHPNPAGYIRMGERFADLGLSPILQRC